Within the Desulfobacterales bacterium genome, the region GACACAACGACAATACGAGGCGTGTTTAATGAGAATAGGCCGTCCGCCTCATAACTGGGTCATTACCCCGCGTCAGGCGATTGCCGTCCAGAATAAACTGAGTGCGGCGATCAGCCGACAAGGCCGGCCACGGAACCCCGGACTTGCGGCCGGATTGGATGCCGCCTTTACTCCCGATAAAAAACGGTGTATCGGCGGGGTGGTGCTCTGGAACATCCATGATCACACCATTGTCGAGCGGCACACCGCTATTCTGGAGCTGCGTTTTCCTTATATCCCCGGGCTTCTGTCTTTTCGCGAAACACCCGCCTTGATTGCCGCCTTGCGCAAGCTGCGTAACATTCCGGACCTGATTATCTGTGACGGTCAGGGAGTCGCCCATCCGCGCCGGCTCGGGATCGCCAGCCATATCGGGCTGATAGCCGATCTGCCGACAATAGGTTGCGCCAAAAGCCGGCTGATCGGTGACTATCGGGAACCGGACCCGCAGCAAGGGGCCTCATCTCCCTTGCGCCACAATAATGAACTGATTGGGGCCGTGCTGCGGACCAGGGATAATGTCAAACCGGTTTTTGTCAGTGTGGGCCATAATATTGAACTGGATATCGCGGTGCGGATTATTCTGGATTGCGCCATCCGCTACCGTCTCCCGGAGCCGACCAGATTGGCCGACCGGTTGGTGGCGGAGCGGAAAAAGGATTTTGCTTAAATCCGCGAGGGGTTTCCCGATGAAACAGCGGGCGGAAGTCGAACAGATGCTACGGACCATTCAAATCGAGTGTTCCT harbors:
- the nfi gene encoding deoxyribonuclease V (cleaves DNA at apurinic or apyrimidinic sites), producing MRIGRPPHNWVITPRQAIAVQNKLSAAISRQGRPRNPGLAAGLDAAFTPDKKRCIGGVVLWNIHDHTIVERHTAILELRFPYIPGLLSFRETPALIAALRKLRNIPDLIICDGQGVAHPRRLGIASHIGLIADLPTIGCAKSRLIGDYREPDPQQGASSPLRHNNELIGAVLRTRDNVKPVFVSVGHNIELDIAVRIILDCAIRYRLPEPTRLADRLVAERKKDFA